The following are encoded together in the Streptomyces asoensis genome:
- a CDS encoding SigE family RNA polymerase sigma factor, with the protein MTTPVCTSASNAMTRPSRCPAYPSFASYVSARQPALLRTARSLTANPSDAEDLLQTALTKTYVAWERIEDHRALDGYVRRALLNTRTSQWRKRKVDEFVCDEPPEPEPVGAADDPAERQALHDAMWRAILKLPARQRAMVVLRYYEDLSEVQTAEVLGVSVGTVKSAVSRALGKLREDPELVLVR; encoded by the coding sequence ATGACCACACCCGTCTGCACCAGTGCCTCGAACGCGATGACGCGGCCTTCCCGGTGTCCGGCGTACCCGTCCTTCGCCTCGTACGTCAGTGCCCGCCAGCCGGCGCTGCTGCGCACCGCACGGTCGCTGACGGCGAACCCCAGTGACGCGGAGGACCTGCTCCAGACCGCGCTCACCAAGACCTATGTCGCGTGGGAGCGGATCGAGGACCACCGGGCACTGGACGGCTACGTCCGCCGGGCCCTGCTGAACACCCGCACGTCGCAGTGGCGCAAGCGCAAGGTCGACGAGTTCGTGTGCGACGAGCCGCCGGAGCCGGAGCCGGTCGGCGCCGCGGACGACCCGGCGGAGCGGCAGGCGCTGCACGACGCCATGTGGCGGGCGATCCTGAAGCTGCCCGCGCGGCAGCGGGCGATGGTCGTCCTCAGGTATTACGAGGACCTCAGCGAGGTCCAGACGGCCGAGGTCCTCGGTGTCTCGGTGGGCACGGTGAAGTCGGCGGTGTCGCGTGCGCTCGGCAAGCTGCGCGAGGACCCCGAGCTGGTGCTGGTGCGCTGA
- a CDS encoding lipid-transfer protein has protein sequence MSVRTRDSLGGRAAIAGVGATEFSKDSGRSELRLATEAVRAALADAGLTAADVDGLVTFTMDTSPEITVAQACGMGELSFFSRVHYGGGAACATVQQAALAVAAGVAEVVVCYRAFNERSGRRFGSGVRHREPSAEGTALGWTLPFGLLTPASWVAMAAQRYLYAYGLSAEEAFGPVAVTARRHAAANPAAYFHGRPITLADHAASRWIAEPLRLLDCCQETDGGQALVVTSVERARDLPRPPAVIAAAAQGAGRAQEQMTSFYRDDLTGLPEMSVVARQLWRTSGLAPADIDVGILYDHFTPFVLMQLEEFGFCAPGEAAAFVAADRLPLNTHGGQLGEAYLHGMNGIAEAVRQLRGTSVNQVPGAARALVTAGTGVPTSGLVLAADG, from the coding sequence ATGAGCGTGCGGACGCGGGACTCGCTGGGCGGCCGGGCCGCGATCGCCGGTGTCGGGGCCACGGAGTTCTCCAAGGACTCGGGCCGCAGCGAACTGCGGCTGGCGACGGAGGCGGTGCGGGCGGCCCTCGCCGACGCGGGCCTCACGGCCGCCGACGTGGACGGACTGGTGACCTTCACGATGGACACCAGCCCGGAGATCACCGTGGCGCAGGCGTGCGGCATGGGCGAGCTGTCCTTCTTCTCCCGGGTGCACTACGGCGGCGGGGCGGCCTGCGCGACCGTGCAGCAGGCGGCGCTCGCCGTCGCGGCCGGCGTGGCCGAGGTCGTCGTCTGCTACCGCGCCTTCAACGAGCGCTCCGGGCGCCGCTTCGGCTCGGGAGTGCGGCACCGGGAGCCGTCCGCCGAGGGGACGGCGCTCGGCTGGACGCTGCCGTTCGGGCTCCTCACCCCCGCCTCCTGGGTGGCGATGGCGGCGCAGCGCTACCTGTACGCGTACGGGCTGAGCGCGGAGGAGGCCTTCGGGCCGGTCGCCGTCACCGCGCGCCGGCACGCGGCGGCCAATCCGGCCGCCTACTTCCACGGGCGCCCCATCACCCTCGCCGACCACGCGGCCTCCCGCTGGATCGCCGAGCCGCTCCGGCTGCTGGACTGCTGCCAGGAGACCGACGGCGGGCAGGCGCTGGTCGTCACCTCGGTCGAGCGGGCCCGTGACCTGCCGCGGCCGCCCGCGGTGATCGCCGCGGCGGCCCAGGGCGCGGGCCGGGCCCAGGAACAGATGACCAGCTTCTACCGCGACGACCTGACGGGCCTGCCGGAGATGTCGGTGGTCGCCCGCCAGCTGTGGCGCACCTCCGGGCTGGCGCCGGCCGACATCGACGTGGGGATCCTGTACGACCACTTCACCCCGTTCGTGCTGATGCAGCTGGAGGAGTTCGGCTTCTGCGCCCCCGGTGAGGCCGCGGCCTTCGTCGCGGCGGACCGGCTGCCGCTCAACACCCACGGCGGCCAGCTCGGGGAGGCCTACCTGCACGGGATGAACGGGATCGCCGAGGCCGTACGGCAGCTGCGCGGCACGTCCGTCAACCAGGTCCCCGGGGCCGCCCGCGCGTTGGTGACGGCGGGCACCGGCGTGCCGACGTCCGGGCTGGTCCTCGCCGCGGACGGGTGA
- a CDS encoding MaoC family dehydratase encodes MKAGDELPPLEIAVTRTLIVAGALASRDYQDVHHDPELARSKGSPDIFMNILTTNGLVGRYLTDHFGPAAVLRKVAIRLGAPNYPGDTMVLRGRVEEVVGDTAVVRVTGDNGIGRHVSGTVTLTVPTAAADGNGAVPPGGAG; translated from the coding sequence GTGAAGGCCGGTGACGAGCTGCCGCCGCTGGAGATCGCCGTCACCCGCACCCTGATCGTCGCCGGCGCCCTGGCCTCGCGCGACTACCAGGACGTCCACCACGACCCCGAACTCGCCCGGAGCAAAGGGTCTCCCGACATCTTCATGAACATCCTCACCACCAACGGCCTGGTCGGGCGCTACCTCACCGATCACTTCGGTCCGGCCGCCGTGCTCCGCAAGGTCGCCATCCGGCTGGGGGCGCCCAACTACCCCGGCGACACGATGGTGTTGCGGGGGCGGGTCGAGGAGGTCGTGGGGGACACCGCCGTGGTGCGGGTCACCGGGGACAACGGGATCGGCAGACACGTCTCGGGCACGGTGACCCTCACCGTCCCGACGGCAGCCGCCGATGGCAACGGAGCCGTCCCTCCGGGAGGTGCCGGATGA
- a CDS encoding bifunctional MaoC family dehydratase N-terminal/OB-fold nucleic acid binding domain-containing protein: MDDELHARLKAYEGRPAAVAGVGRDPVNAPMIRHWCEAMGDRNPAYTGPDAIAPPTMLQAWIMGGLGGHGRRAHAYNDLLSLLDEVGCTSIVATDCEQEYARALRPGDEVAFDTVIESVSPRKTTKLGTGYFVTTRTDVRVGETVVGTHRFRVLKYAPSGRGPEPRRAGGSEEKRDGKAAEARDGKASRARPRPVVNRDNAGFWEGVRRGRLLVQRCTACDTLRFPWLPGCNACGSEQWDTVRATGDGTVFSYVVMHHPSFPAFDPPYAVVLVELAEGVRMVSNVVDVPYDKVRIGMPVELEFRTYGGGGEAGEGGEELVLPVFRPRAAEAAP, translated from the coding sequence GTGGACGACGAGCTCCACGCACGGCTCAAGGCCTACGAGGGCCGTCCGGCGGCGGTCGCCGGCGTCGGCCGGGATCCCGTCAACGCGCCCATGATCAGGCACTGGTGCGAGGCGATGGGCGACCGCAACCCCGCGTACACCGGCCCTGACGCGATCGCCCCGCCCACCATGCTCCAGGCGTGGATCATGGGTGGCCTCGGAGGTCACGGACGACGGGCGCACGCCTACAACGACCTGCTCTCGCTCCTCGACGAGGTCGGCTGCACCTCGATCGTCGCCACCGACTGCGAGCAGGAGTACGCGCGTGCGCTGCGGCCGGGGGACGAGGTCGCCTTCGACACGGTGATCGAGTCCGTGTCGCCGCGGAAGACGACGAAACTGGGCACCGGCTACTTCGTCACGACCCGGACCGACGTGCGCGTCGGCGAGACCGTGGTCGGCACCCACCGCTTCCGCGTCCTCAAGTACGCGCCGAGCGGGCGGGGGCCCGAACCGCGGCGGGCGGGGGGCTCCGAGGAGAAGCGGGACGGGAAGGCGGCGGAAGCGCGGGACGGGAAGGCGTCCCGGGCGCGGCCGCGGCCCGTCGTCAACCGCGACAACGCCGGCTTCTGGGAAGGGGTGCGCCGGGGCCGCCTCCTCGTGCAGCGCTGCACCGCCTGCGACACCCTCCGCTTCCCCTGGCTGCCGGGCTGCAACGCCTGCGGATCGGAGCAGTGGGACACCGTACGGGCGACGGGTGACGGCACGGTCTTCTCGTACGTCGTGATGCACCACCCGTCCTTCCCCGCCTTCGACCCGCCCTACGCGGTCGTCCTGGTCGAGCTGGCCGAGGGCGTCCGCATGGTGAGCAACGTGGTCGACGTGCCGTACGACAAGGTGCGGATCGGTATGCCGGTGGAGCTGGAGTTCCGGACCTACGGCGGCGGGGGCGAGGCGGGTGAAGGGGGCGAGGAGCTGGTGCTGCCCGTGTTCCGGCCCCGGGCGGCGGAGGCGGCCCCGTGA
- a CDS encoding bifunctional DNA primase/polymerase, whose amino-acid sequence MATNDRYPRQATTLALAHALSAAERGLAVIPLSRTKLPALRSPHRDDPTAPPCHGECGRPGHGVYDASTDPARVRELFAAAPWATGYGIACGLPPHHLIGVDLDTKSGTDATGALRELALRHLFTIPPTVVVRTPSGGRHLWLTGPPEVVVPNSAGRLAAGIDIRGAGGYLVGPGSRTDHGVYAVSPGTAHLAPAPCPHSLLRLLLPPRRRHRATPGGAHGLGLVQFVQAAHEGQRNTRLFWAACRAYEDGIGDQLADALTEAAVHTGLPEHEARSTITSAARMTRPTP is encoded by the coding sequence ATGGCCACCAACGACCGGTATCCCCGGCAGGCCACCACGCTGGCCCTCGCCCACGCCCTGTCGGCAGCCGAACGCGGCCTGGCCGTGATCCCCCTGTCCCGGACGAAGCTCCCCGCCCTGCGCTCCCCCCACCGCGACGACCCCACCGCCCCGCCCTGCCACGGCGAATGCGGCCGCCCCGGCCACGGCGTGTACGACGCCTCGACCGACCCCGCCCGGGTCCGCGAACTGTTCGCCGCCGCGCCCTGGGCCACCGGTTACGGCATCGCCTGCGGCCTGCCCCCGCACCACCTCATCGGCGTCGACCTGGACACGAAGTCGGGCACCGACGCCACGGGCGCCCTGCGCGAACTGGCGCTGCGCCACCTGTTCACCATCCCGCCCACGGTCGTCGTCCGGACCCCGTCCGGAGGCCGGCACCTGTGGCTGACCGGCCCGCCGGAGGTGGTCGTCCCGAACTCGGCCGGCCGGCTCGCCGCCGGTATCGACATCCGCGGCGCCGGCGGCTACCTGGTCGGTCCCGGCTCCCGCACCGACCACGGCGTCTACGCCGTCAGCCCCGGCACCGCGCATCTCGCCCCCGCGCCGTGCCCGCACTCGCTCCTGCGCCTGCTGCTCCCGCCGCGCCGCCGGCACCGTGCCACGCCGGGCGGCGCCCACGGCCTGGGCCTGGTCCAGTTCGTCCAGGCCGCCCACGAGGGACAGCGCAACACCCGCCTCTTCTGGGCGGCGTGCCGCGCCTACGAGGACGGCATCGGCGACCAGCTGGCCGACGCCCTCACCGAGGCCGCCGTCCACACCGGCCTCCCTGAGCACGAGGCCCGCTCGACCATCACCTCGGCAGCCCGCATGACCCGCCCGACACCATGA
- a CDS encoding S1C family serine protease, producing the protein MSTENEGKSEGTQVPPAPSAPPVPVESPSASPQAAAPGAGEPTTPLPAAPAQAPDAGAPEGHWPPPTVPQGAPAASEGHWPPPTAPRAPQGARPVPGEDWPTPVPATPLYADAGAGTHAYGSGAPAAGDTSGAGAPGGAGGFGGPGAPAGTAWGASYQQPAPKSGRGRGGLVAAVLVAALVAGGLGGGLGYTLAKNDDDTGSTTVSASTDGGNVKRDPGTVAGVAARALPSTVTIEAESSSGEGGTGTGFVFDTQGHIVTNNHVVADAVDGGKVTATFPNGKKYDAEVVGHAQGYDVAVIKLKNAPSDLKPLTLGDSDKVAVGDSTIAIGAPFGLSNTVTTGIISAKNRPVASSDGSSSAASYMSALQTDASINPGNSGGPLLDASGNVIGINSAIQSTGSGGLGGTTQSGSIGLGFAIPINQAKYVAQQLIKTGEPVYAKIGASVSLADSTNGAKISETAEGGSSAVESGGPAAQAGLKPGDVITKLDDMVIDSGPTLIGEIWTHQPGDKVTITYERDGKTHTVDLTLGSRKGDS; encoded by the coding sequence GTGAGCACCGAGAACGAGGGCAAGAGCGAGGGCACCCAGGTACCCCCGGCCCCGTCCGCACCCCCCGTGCCGGTGGAATCTCCCTCGGCCTCCCCGCAGGCCGCCGCGCCCGGCGCCGGCGAGCCCACGACCCCGCTGCCGGCGGCGCCCGCGCAGGCACCGGACGCGGGCGCGCCCGAGGGCCACTGGCCGCCGCCCACCGTTCCCCAGGGCGCACCGGCCGCGAGCGAGGGCCACTGGCCGCCCCCGACCGCTCCCCGGGCGCCCCAGGGTGCCCGCCCGGTCCCCGGCGAGGACTGGCCCACCCCGGTTCCCGCCACCCCGCTCTACGCCGACGCGGGTGCGGGCACGCACGCGTACGGCTCGGGCGCCCCGGCCGCCGGTGACACCTCCGGCGCCGGCGCTCCTGGAGGAGCCGGCGGCTTCGGCGGACCCGGTGCTCCCGCGGGAACCGCCTGGGGCGCCTCCTACCAGCAGCCGGCGCCCAAGTCGGGCCGCGGCCGCGGCGGACTCGTCGCCGCGGTCCTCGTCGCCGCGCTGGTCGCGGGCGGCCTGGGCGGCGGACTCGGCTACACGCTGGCCAAGAACGACGACGACACCGGCTCGACCACCGTCTCCGCCTCCACCGACGGCGGCAACGTCAAGCGCGACCCGGGCACGGTCGCCGGGGTCGCGGCCAGGGCCCTGCCCAGCACGGTCACCATCGAGGCCGAGTCCAGCAGCGGCGAGGGCGGCACCGGCACGGGCTTCGTCTTCGACACCCAGGGCCACATCGTCACCAACAACCACGTCGTCGCGGACGCGGTCGACGGCGGCAAGGTGACGGCCACCTTCCCCAACGGCAAGAAGTACGACGCCGAGGTCGTCGGGCACGCGCAGGGCTACGACGTGGCCGTCATCAAGCTCAAGAACGCCCCCTCGGACCTGAAGCCGCTCACCCTCGGCGACTCCGACAAGGTGGCGGTCGGCGACTCGACGATCGCGATCGGCGCCCCCTTCGGCCTGTCCAACACCGTCACCACCGGCATCATCAGCGCGAAGAACCGCCCCGTGGCCTCCAGCGACGGCAGCAGCAGCGCCGCCTCCTACATGAGCGCCCTCCAGACCGACGCCTCGATCAACCCGGGCAACTCCGGCGGCCCGCTGCTCGACGCGTCGGGCAACGTCATCGGCATCAACTCCGCGATCCAGTCCACCGGCAGCGGCGGCCTCGGCGGCACCACCCAGTCCGGCTCGATCGGCCTCGGCTTCGCCATCCCGATCAACCAGGCCAAGTACGTGGCCCAGCAGCTGATCAAGACCGGCGAGCCGGTGTACGCGAAGATCGGCGCGTCCGTCTCCCTGGCGGACTCCACGAACGGCGCGAAGATCAGCGAGACGGCCGAGGGCGGCTCCTCCGCGGTCGAGTCCGGCGGCCCGGCGGCCCAGGCGGGCCTCAAGCCCGGCGACGTCATCACCAAGCTCGACGACATGGTGATCGACAGCGGTCCGACCCTCATCGGCGAGATCTGGACCCACCAGCCCGGCGACAAGGTCACGATCACCTACGAGCGCGACGGCAAGACCCACACCGTCGACCTCACGCTCGGCTCCCGCAAGGGCGACAGCTGA
- a CDS encoding glycerophosphodiester phosphodiesterase, with protein sequence MTHARQHHIQVVAHRGASEEAPEHTLAAYKKAIEDGADALECDVRLTADGHLVCVHDRRVNRTSNGRGAVSALELADLAALDFGSWKTREAREAWHAREEDPDWEVRPEDRAETSVLTLERLLELVSDAGRRVELAIETKHPTRWAGQVEERLLVLLKRFGLDAPASAAGSPVRIMSFSARSLHRVRAAAPTVPTVYLMQFVSPRLRDGRLPAGVGIAGPSIRIVRNHPTYIERLKAAGRQVHVWTVNESEDVDLCVELGVDAIITNRPREVLRRLGR encoded by the coding sequence GTGACCCACGCACGGCAGCACCACATTCAAGTCGTCGCCCATCGCGGGGCTTCCGAGGAGGCCCCCGAGCACACCCTGGCCGCGTACAAGAAGGCGATCGAGGACGGTGCGGACGCCCTCGAGTGCGACGTACGACTGACGGCGGACGGTCATCTCGTCTGCGTCCACGACCGTCGCGTCAACCGTACGTCCAACGGCCGCGGGGCGGTCTCCGCCCTGGAACTGGCCGATCTCGCGGCGCTGGACTTCGGCTCCTGGAAGACGCGGGAGGCCCGCGAGGCCTGGCACGCGCGCGAGGAGGACCCGGACTGGGAGGTCCGGCCCGAGGACCGCGCGGAGACCTCCGTACTGACCCTGGAGCGCTTGCTGGAGCTGGTCTCCGACGCGGGGCGCCGGGTGGAACTCGCCATCGAGACGAAGCATCCGACCCGCTGGGCCGGACAGGTGGAGGAGCGGCTGCTGGTCCTGCTCAAGCGGTTCGGCCTGGACGCGCCCGCCTCGGCGGCCGGGTCCCCGGTGCGGATCATGAGCTTCTCGGCCCGTTCGCTCCATCGCGTGCGTGCCGCGGCGCCCACCGTGCCGACGGTGTACCTGATGCAGTTCGTCTCGCCCCGGCTGCGGGACGGACGGCTGCCCGCGGGGGTCGGGATCGCGGGCCCGTCCATCCGGATCGTGCGCAACCACCCGACGTACATCGAGCGGCTGAAGGCGGCCGGCCGCCAGGTGCACGTGTGGACCGTGAACGAGTCCGAGGACGTCGACCTCTGCGTCGAACTGGGCGTCGACGCCATCATCACCAACCGCCCGCGGGAGGTGCTGCGGCGACTGGGGCGCTGA
- a CDS encoding ATP-binding protein, with protein MRRRGRIGRFPVQANGASTPWRGAKEVSGVALVVAQEVPASSSMAVPHGPAGVGNARHRMRDQLRSGGVSESVIDDAVLILSELLSNACKHGRPLGDALAGDGDVRAAWRVDPAGRLMVEVTDGGGPTRPAPATPSVTAHGGRGLNIITALADDWGVRDDARGEVTVWVVVHTDVHDPDAGCRRDDFASRVAAPPVASIPGLGFADVFDDLD; from the coding sequence ATGCGTCGCCGGGGCCGCATTGGCCGGTTTCCGGTACAGGCCAATGGGGCATCCACACCGTGGCGTGGGGCGAAGGAGGTCTCGGGGGTGGCGTTGGTGGTGGCACAGGAGGTGCCCGCGTCGTCGAGCATGGCCGTACCCCATGGCCCTGCGGGCGTGGGGAACGCGAGACATCGCATGCGCGATCAGCTGCGCAGTGGCGGAGTGTCGGAGTCGGTCATCGACGACGCCGTACTGATCCTTTCCGAGCTTCTGAGCAACGCGTGCAAGCACGGCAGGCCGCTGGGCGACGCCCTGGCCGGTGACGGCGACGTCCGGGCCGCGTGGCGTGTCGACCCGGCCGGCCGACTGATGGTCGAGGTGACCGACGGCGGCGGCCCGACCCGCCCGGCCCCGGCCACCCCTTCCGTCACCGCGCACGGCGGCCGCGGGCTCAACATCATCACGGCCCTGGCCGACGACTGGGGCGTACGCGACGACGCCCGCGGCGAGGTCACGGTGTGGGTCGTCGTCCACACGGACGTCCACGACCCCGACGCCGGGTGCCGGCGGGACGACTTCGCGTCCCGGGTCGCGGCCCCGCCGGTGGCGTCCATCCCCGGCCTGGGCTTCGCGGACGTCTTCGACGACCTGGACTAG
- a CDS encoding DUF5926 family protein, whose translation MAKKRPQTKAKRPQPNDAEIPVVGAREPCPCGSGRRYKACHGRAAAHAVTELVQRPFEGLAGEGDWVALRELVPAATVELALAGGLPEGVPSVTLATVLPMAWPALRRDDGSVLLGLQNDTPSGDISRDLADTLKRALEADPGTPVQARRAPADGPRMQDLLDAEGAFEPVVHSGFEFWVPDPENAAPEVAASLERANAAAIPTVKLTGVDAAYWCETPDKNHLRWVMPHPEEELLDALARLHAAGRSSLGEGTRLVGSFRAHGLTVPVWDLPSAVTADDVEKPAAEFAERLAAALASDAPLTPDERRARGGLTNRQVTLS comes from the coding sequence GTGGCCAAGAAGCGACCCCAGACGAAGGCCAAGCGGCCGCAGCCCAACGACGCGGAGATCCCGGTCGTCGGCGCGCGGGAGCCCTGCCCGTGCGGCAGCGGCCGCCGCTACAAGGCCTGTCACGGCCGGGCCGCCGCGCACGCCGTGACCGAGCTGGTGCAGCGGCCCTTCGAGGGCCTGGCCGGCGAGGGTGACTGGGTGGCGCTGCGCGAGCTGGTGCCGGCGGCCACGGTCGAGCTGGCGCTGGCGGGCGGACTGCCCGAGGGCGTCCCGTCGGTCACGCTCGCCACGGTGCTGCCGATGGCCTGGCCCGCCCTGCGCCGCGACGACGGCTCGGTGCTGCTCGGCCTCCAGAACGACACGCCGTCGGGTGACATCAGCCGCGACCTGGCCGACACCCTGAAGCGCGCGCTGGAGGCGGACCCCGGCACGCCGGTGCAGGCGCGCCGCGCGCCGGCCGACGGTCCGCGGATGCAGGATCTGCTCGACGCCGAAGGCGCGTTCGAGCCAGTTGTGCACAGCGGCTTCGAGTTCTGGGTGCCGGACCCGGAGAACGCCGCGCCGGAGGTGGCCGCCTCCCTGGAGCGGGCCAACGCCGCGGCCATCCCGACCGTGAAGCTGACCGGTGTGGACGCCGCGTACTGGTGCGAGACGCCGGACAAGAACCACCTCCGCTGGGTCATGCCCCACCCGGAGGAGGAGCTTCTGGACGCCCTCGCGCGACTGCACGCGGCGGGCCGGTCGAGCCTCGGGGAGGGCACGCGTCTGGTGGGCTCCTTCCGGGCGCACGGCCTGACGGTGCCGGTCTGGGACCTGCCGAGCGCGGTCACCGCGGACGACGTGGAGAAGCCGGCCGCCGAGTTCGCCGAGCGGCTCGCCGCCGCCCTCGCCTCGGACGCGCCGCTCACCCCCGACGAGCGCCGTGCGCGCGGCGGCCTGACCAACCGCCAGGTGACGCTCAGCTGA
- a CDS encoding bifunctional DNA primase/polymerase — MREILGKRRRLLSRSGDGGPELIDSALAFATEWQWPVLPGVTPDPQGRSRCGCPDPECTVPGAHPFDPGLLAATTEARMVRWWWTNRPTAPIILATGGTAPCAVSLPALAASRALVALDRQGIRLGPVVASPTRWAVLVRPYTMEQLGELLYAKDFVPGSLRFHGEGGYIALPPSETGRGDIRWERAPLPGSASPWVPDVEAVVDAVVDALTRTGVSAPEL; from the coding sequence ATGCGCGAGATCCTCGGAAAGCGACGCAGGCTCCTGTCCCGCTCCGGCGACGGAGGACCTGAGTTGATCGACTCGGCCCTGGCCTTCGCGACGGAATGGCAGTGGCCCGTCCTCCCGGGCGTGACGCCGGACCCGCAGGGGCGTTCCCGCTGCGGCTGCCCCGACCCGGAGTGCACGGTCCCCGGTGCCCACCCCTTCGACCCCGGCCTCCTCGCGGCCACCACCGAGGCGCGCATGGTGCGCTGGTGGTGGACCAACCGGCCGACCGCACCGATCATCCTGGCCACCGGGGGCACGGCACCCTGCGCGGTCAGCCTCCCCGCCCTCGCCGCTTCGCGGGCGCTCGTGGCCCTCGACCGGCAGGGCATCCGTCTCGGTCCCGTCGTCGCCTCGCCCACCCGCTGGGCGGTACTGGTCCGGCCTTACACGATGGAGCAGCTGGGTGAGCTGCTCTACGCCAAGGACTTCGTTCCCGGCTCCCTCCGCTTCCACGGCGAGGGCGGCTACATCGCCCTGCCCCCGTCCGAGACGGGCCGCGGCGACATCCGGTGGGAGCGCGCACCGCTGCCCGGTTCGGCCTCCCCCTGGGTGCCCGACGTCGAGGCCGTGGTGGACGCCGTCGTCGACGCCCTCACTCGTACGGGTGTGAGCGCGCCCGAGTTGTAG
- a CDS encoding PP2C family protein-serine/threonine phosphatase yields MLDIPSRVRVHVETPLAAQNDMGVCDAFEQYAPVREPDTMNAPHPPKVAGIDSTVPSPAHTVAPAPVTTGPPAVPAAPSGSSGPGALLTDRLAGWVSDLTTLHELTERLARTDTLADALQELLRAGAALVGARRGLVVLEPADRLGPDTMIGLGLGRADLGHIETVPRSALSYGRILEGLPGGEGEIAEPDLFAEDGLDPRHREVAARLGYAASYAMPLEADGGGGRLGAAVWLYDEPAEPGERQRHLIGLYVRYAAEHLARLLEVERTRACMRTMTEELLPSRLPRVPGVQLAARHRTGPRGGGDWYDALPLPDAALGLAVGSVTGSGPSAVAAMGRLRASLRAYAVMEGEDPVAVLSDLELLLRLTEPARSATALFAYCEPALRKITLAGAGHCPPLLLGERRTEFVETSVSAPLGMLACWEAPSVELEAEAGETVLLYTDGLLHRTGEPTDRAFSRLHAAAAGVPKSLRHDPGAIADHVLRTLLPDGAAGQDSDEDVVLLAARFE; encoded by the coding sequence ATGCTGGACATCCCCTCACGAGTGCGTGTACATGTGGAGACACCGCTAGCGGCGCAGAATGACATGGGGGTTTGCGATGCTTTTGAGCAATACGCTCCGGTCCGAGAGCCGGACACCATGAACGCCCCTCACCCTCCGAAAGTGGCCGGAATCGATTCAACGGTTCCCTCGCCCGCACACACTGTCGCGCCCGCGCCCGTGACCACGGGCCCCCCGGCGGTCCCCGCGGCCCCTTCCGGTTCCTCGGGTCCCGGAGCCCTGCTGACCGACCGGCTCGCGGGCTGGGTCTCCGACCTCACCACCCTGCACGAACTCACCGAGCGCCTGGCCCGCACCGACACCCTGGCCGACGCCCTCCAGGAACTGCTGCGTGCCGGCGCCGCCCTCGTGGGCGCCCGGCGCGGTCTCGTCGTCCTGGAGCCCGCCGACCGGCTCGGACCGGACACCATGATCGGACTGGGCCTCGGCCGTGCCGACCTCGGGCACATCGAGACCGTGCCGCGCAGCGCCCTGTCCTACGGCCGCATCCTCGAAGGCCTGCCCGGCGGCGAGGGGGAGATCGCCGAGCCCGACCTGTTCGCCGAGGACGGCCTCGACCCCCGGCACCGGGAGGTGGCCGCCCGGCTCGGCTACGCCGCCAGCTACGCGATGCCCCTGGAGGCCGACGGCGGCGGTGGCCGGCTCGGCGCCGCCGTATGGCTCTACGACGAGCCGGCCGAGCCGGGTGAGCGCCAGCGCCATCTGATCGGCCTGTACGTCCGGTACGCCGCCGAGCACCTGGCGCGGCTGCTGGAGGTCGAACGCACACGCGCGTGCATGCGGACGATGACCGAGGAGCTGCTGCCCTCACGCCTGCCGCGGGTGCCCGGCGTCCAGCTCGCCGCCCGGCACCGCACCGGCCCGCGCGGCGGCGGCGACTGGTACGACGCGCTGCCGCTGCCGGACGCCGCGCTGGGTCTGGCCGTCGGCTCGGTCACCGGGTCCGGGCCGAGCGCGGTCGCCGCGATGGGCCGGCTGCGCGCCTCCTTGCGGGCGTACGCCGTGATGGAGGGCGAGGACCCCGTCGCGGTCCTGTCCGACCTGGAGCTGCTGCTGCGGCTGACCGAACCCGCGCGGTCCGCCACCGCCCTCTTCGCCTACTGCGAACCGGCCCTGCGCAAGATCACCCTGGCGGGCGCCGGACACTGCCCGCCGCTGCTGCTCGGCGAGCGGCGCACCGAGTTCGTCGAGACCTCCGTGTCCGCCCCGCTGGGCATGCTGGCCTGCTGGGAGGCGCCGAGCGTGGAACTGGAGGCCGAGGCCGGAGAGACGGTCCTGCTCTACACCGACGGCCTGCTGCACCGCACCGGCGAGCCCACCGACCGGGCCTTCTCCCGGCTGCACGCGGCCGCCGCGGGGGTCCCGAAGTCCCTGCGGCACGACCCGGGCGCGATCGCCGACCACGTGCTGCGCACGCTCCTGCCGGACGGAGCCGCCGGGCAGGACAGCGACGAGGACGTCGTGCTCCTGGCGGCCCGCTTCGAGTAG